The genomic stretch GATCCGCGCGTGCTGTGGCTCGACTGACGGCTCCGCCCGCTTCGGTACCGAGGCGGGGCTACACGCCTGCGTCCGCGAAGGCGGCCGAGACGAGGTCTTGGGCTTCAGCCTGGAACTGGGCGAGGTGGTCGGGGCCGCGGAAGCTCTCCGCGTAGATCTTGTAGACATCCTCGGTGCCCGAGGGGCGGGCGGCGAACCAGCCGGCCTCGGTCTGCACCTTGAGGCCGCCGATGGGCGCGTCGTTGCCCGGCGCGCGCGTCAGGATGGCCGTCACGGCGTCGCCCGCGAGCGAGCCCGCGGTGATGGCCGAAGGCGAGAGGTCGGCGAGGACGGCCTTCTGGGCGCGGCTGGCAGGCGCGTCGATGCGGGCGTAGACCGGACTGCCGAAGCGCGCTTCGAGATCGGCGTAGCGCTCGCCGGGGTCCGTCCCGGTGACGGCCGTGATCTCGGCCGCGAGGAGCGCCAGCAGGATGCCGTCCTTGTCGGTCGTCCACGTGCCGCCGTTCTTTCGGAGGAACGAAGCACCGGCGCTCTCCTCGCCGCCGAACGCCATCGTGCCGGAGACGAGGCCGTCGACGAACCACTTGAAGCCGACGGGCACCTCGGCGAGCGTCCGCCCGAGCGAGGCCACGACGCGGTCGATCATGGACGACGACACGAGCGTCTTGCCAATGGCCGCCTCGGCGGGCCAGTCGGGACGGTGCTGGACGAGGTACTCGACGGCGACCGCGAGGTAGTGGTTGGGGTTCATCAGGCCGACGCTCGGGGCCACGATGCCGTGGCGGTCGGCGTCGGGGTCGCAGCCGACGGCGACGTCGAAGCGGTCCTTCAACTCGACCAGCCCGGCCATGGCGTACGGCGACGAGCAGTCCATCCGGATCTTGCCGTCGCGGTCGATGCGCATGAAGCCGAACGTGGCGTCGACGCGCTCGTTGACGACCTCCAGGTCGAGGCCGTAGCGCTCGGCGATGCGCGGCCAGTAGTCGATGCTCGCGCCGCCGAGCGGGTCGACGCCGATGCGGACGCCCGCGTCGCGGACGGCGTCCAGGTCCAGGATGGCGCCGAGGTCGTCCACGTAGGGCTGGACGAGGTCGCGGGCGTGGGTGGTGTCGGCGGCGAGGGCGCGGGCCAGCGGGATGCGCTTGACGTCGGCGAGGCTGGTTGCGAGGATCTCGTTGGCGCGGGCCTGGACGGGGCCGGTGACGTCGCCGCCCGCGGGGCCGCCGGAGGTGGGGTTGTACTTGAAGCCGCCGTCCTCGGGCGGGTTGTGGCTCGGCGTGATGACGACGCCGTCGGCCAGCCCGGTCGTGCGGCCGCGGTTGTGGGCCAGGATGGCGTGCGAGACGGCGGGCGTGGGCGTGACGCCGCCGCCCGCCTGCACGATTACGTCGACGCCGTGGGCCGCGAAGACCTCCAGCGCGGTCCCGAAGGCGGGGTAGGAGAGCGCGTGGGAGTCGTAGCCGACGACCATCGGCCCGTCGATGCCCGCCTCGGCGCGGTGCTCGACGAGGGCCTGGCTGATGGCGAGCACGTGGGCCTCGGTAAACGCACCGTCCAGGGATCGGCCGCGGTGGCCGGAGGTGCCGAAGGCGACGCGCTGGGCGGGGTCCTCGGGGTCGGGCGTGGTCGTGTAGTAGGCCGCGACGATGCGGGGCACGTCGGGCAGGCGGGACGGCGGGACGGGCTGGCCGGCGAGCGGGTCGATGGACATCGGGCGAGGGGAGGGGTGCCGAAGTCTACACCGAGGCGGGGAGGGGCGGCGAGGTCGGGTCGGTGTGTGATCGCGAGCGGGCTCCGTGAGTCGCGCTAGAACGGCACGGCGGCCTGGATGCGGTAGGTGACATCCACGTCGTCGAAGGGCAGCGTTCCGTTCCAGACCTCATCGAGGCGGGAGGCGGGGATCGCGAGGCCGAGCGCGTGGCGGAACTCGAAGCCCCCGAGCGAGACGAGGTTGGCCACCTCGGCACCCACGCCGACGCGGCGCGCGGCGTTGTCGAAGTCGGCCCCCGTCCAGACCAGCCCGGCGTCGGCGAAGAGGGACGGGGCGACGGGGCCGAAGCGGGCCAGCCCGAGGACGGTCGTCTGGAGGTCGAACAGGATCGGCATCCGCAGCTCGGCAGAGCCGAACAGCGCCCGCGTGCCGACGGCGTAGCTGCGGTAGCCGCGCACGCGCTCGGCGTCGCCCAGCGTCAGCGCGCCCACCAGCGGGACCTGCAGGTCGATGTCGTCGTAGCGCGCCAGACCGACGTAGTCCTGGGCCAGCGTCTCGCCGACGAGCGCCGTCGCGCGGCCCTTCAGGTAGAGGCGCGTCTGGCCCAGGCCGACCGGCTGGACGTGGTAGCCGAGCACGTCGGGCCGGAGGAACGTGTCGCCGCCGAGCGCGGGGACGCCCGCCGTGACGCGCGCCCGCAGGCCGGTGCCGTCGAGCGGCGTGAGGCCGTTCCACCGGTACGGACGCTGAAACTTATAGGCGGCGCCGACCTGCACGTCGAACCGCGTGCCCGCCTCGGGGACGCCGAGGCCGGTCGTCTCGACGTCGTCGAAGCGGTCGAGGGCGAGAGGGCTCGCGTAGGCGTAGCGGACCCGGGCGCCGAGCAGCGTGGTCGTGTACGGCCGGTCGATCACGTCCACCGGGAGCGTCGCCGAGACGTCGCCGCCGGTCAGGTCCTCCACGAGCAGGTCCGAGCCGTAGACGCTCGCGGGCGACGGGAAGCGGTACAGGTCGAGCGCCAGCGTCGGCGCGAACTGCTGGTTGACGTACGACAGGACGAGGAACGACTTGTCGATGGGCCGGGTGACGGAGACGCCCGCGAGCACCGCCAGCTGGTGCTTGCCGAGCGGTTCGAGAAAGAGCGAGTTGGCGAATGCGCCCCAGTCGTCGTCGGCCGTGAACAGCTCGCCGTCCTCGCCGGGGTCGCCGTAGGGCAGCGCGATCGTGACGGCGTGCGTGAGGTTCGCCAGCGAGTTGTAGGCGCGCCGCTCGCGGATGAGCGACGGGTCGGGCGCGATGGCGTCCGGGACGGTGAGCTCCGGTCGGTGCGTGGTCCAGGCGGCATAGGCCGGGGGCACCCTCACCGTGTCGGTCACGACGGTCGGCCGCCGCCGGGCGTCGACGACGAAGACGCGGTCGCGGCGCTTGGTCTCGCTCGACACGAGCACCAGCCGGCCGGCCGGGTGCAGGCTGTCCGGCGGCAGCCAGTCGTGGACGGTGGCGCCGTCGTACAGGAAGGTGACGCGGGTGTCGGGCGGCGTCGCAGCCCCGAGCACGCCGCCCATGAGGACGCGAGCCGGGGCGCTCGCGCGGAGCGAGTCCATGAAGGCGGCCCTCTCTGGTGTGACCTCCGGCGTCACGGGGTGCCCCGTCCGCGCCACGAACGCGTTGGGCGCTCGGTCGCGCAGCGACGTGAAGGCCAGCGAGTCGCCCGCGGCATTCCAGACGGGGAGGCGGTCGTCGCGCTCGGTGCGGGGGGTGTCCGGGTCGGTGCCGAGGCGGACCACCTCACCGGTCGCCAGGTCGACGGTGGCGAGGTCCCTCACTCCCTCGGCGTCGAACAGGGAAAGCGCGATGCGAGCGCCATCGGGGGACCAGCGCGCCGTCGGGATCTGCACGTCGCCGGTGAAGGCGGTCAGCGGGCGCTCCCGCATCGTCTCCAGGTCCAACTCGAACAGGTTGGCCGTCGGGCCGTCGACGCCGACGAAGGCGAGGCGGCGGCCGTCGGGCGCGAACGTGGGGGAGACGGCGCGGCGGTCGGTGGTCAGCCTCCGCATCCCGCCGCCGGTCGAGCGGACGAGGTAGAGGTCGTTGAGCAGCGAGCCGTTTGCCCCACGGCGCGTCCGCGCGAAGGCGATCTGCGTGCCGTCGGGGCTCCACGAGATCGGCCCCGTGATGGCGCCCTCGGCCAGGATGCGGAGGCCGCCCGTGCGCGTGCTGTCGGCGCCGGGGTTCGGCACCGCGATCAGGCGGCGGACCGGTCGCGTCAGGCTGGGCAGGACGACGGCCGCGACGCGCGCCGTGTCCGGGCTGAAGGCGACGTCGTAGACGACCTGCCCCGGCAGGCCGAAGGGCTGGGTGTCGAGTGAGTCCAGCCGCTCCATCTGCCCCGCCTGCGTGTTGTAGTAGACGTTGACGTGCTTGCGCCACTCCTCGTTGAAGGTCCCGTAGCTCTCGCCCGTGACGGCACGGAAGGCCGTCGAGAAGTCGTGGACGCTCCCGAGGCCGAGGAGCACCGGCTTGCGGTGGGCGAGGATCTGGGCGATCGTCGAGTCCCCGCGCGACTGGGCGAGGTACCGCACCTGGCTGTTGCCGACGGCGTAGCGGAGGCGCCCGTTCTGGGGGCTCGTGCCGTCGTTGTAGTTGAGACGGTCCTCGAAGGTGGCGGTCCGCAGCCAGCGGTCGCCGCGCTGCGCGTCCCAGCGCTCGGTGGCGTACTGCGCCAGGCCCTCGGTCCAGAAGCTGGGCAGCGGGTCGCCGAAGAAGAGGTCCAGCAGCCCCAGGTTGCCGCGGACGGCACGGTAGTGGATCAGGTGGGCCACCTCGTGCGCGATCACCTTGCGGAGCCACTTCACGTCGCCCGTCCAGATGTCGGCCGTGTCGTTGACGTGGACCCAGATGGTGGTGAACCCGCTCGACCCGACGTTGAAGGCGATGCCATTGGCGATCTCGTCCTCGTCGGAGAGGTAGATCCGGATCGGGTCGTCGAAGGTGAGCGCGGTCGAGTCGGCGGAGAAGGTGACCGTGAGGGCGTCATAGGTCGCCTCGGCGACCGCGGCGGCCTCGGCCTCAATGCCGGCGAGGTGGGCCGGGTACACGATCTCGAAGTGCTCGGTCGCCGCCACCTGCCAGTCGACCTCGGGGTGGTTGCGCCCGTTGAACGCCCCGAAGCCGACCTGCGCGGACGGCGCGGCGGCGGTGAGGACCAGCAGGACGAGGAGGGGCGAGAGGCGGGGCATCGAGGGGCGTCCGAGGGGGGAGGGGAAGGTAGGCCGCTGCCGGAACGGGCCGGGTCTCGGCGCCTTGCCTGCCGGGAGCCAGGAACTGTGGAATGGCCGACGGCCGAGGCCACCGCGGCATTGAGGCGAACGGGGAAAGGCGAGGCCTCTGTGCTGTGACAAAGCGGTGTCACCGTGACCCTATATCATACGCGTGCGCGTGCGCGAGAGGCCACGCTCCCCCCTTCCCCCGAGACCCATGACCCGCGTCCCCCTCCCCTCCCGTGTTGGTTCCCCCTCCCGCGTCGGCTCTCCGTCCGACTGGGCGCGGGCGCTGGCGACTGGTCCCCACTACGAGCCCCCGTACCCCGGCGCCGTCCAGGACGAGCTGGCGTGGCACCTGGTGAAGGTGCTCCGCGAGGACGCCCGCCTGCGTTCTGAGATGGAGGTCGAGGTGCCCGCCTCGGCCGACTGGCCGGCGAGTGGCACCGGCCCGGCGTTCTTCACGCTCGACCTCGTCGTCGAGGTGCCCGTGGACACCGGCGATGGGGTGCCGTCGGTGCGGCGGATCGCGTTCGAGGCGGCCGGGGCGTCTGGACGGCGTGCACTGCGCGACCACGACCGTCGCCTTCGCCGCGACGCGACCCTGCTCGCCCACGGCGTCGTGGACACCGTCTACCGCCTCCGGGGCAGCGATCTCCTCGGCCACATGGACGACGTGCTCTACCTCGCCAGCCAGTGGGACCCCGACCTGTTCTCGGCGCGCGGGCGGACCAACCTCGCCACGCTCGCGACGCGGGAGGCGAAGCAGGTGACGCTCCGCCCCGAGCAGCCGAGCGTCCTCGTGCCCTACGCCCTCGACGCCGATGGCGACTCGCCCGAGCGGCACCTCTGGCACGTCGCCAACGGTCAGGCGCCGCACGTGCTCGTCCGCCGCCTCGACCGCCGCTTCGAGTCGGTCTGGGGGCCGTACGCCGACCGACCGCTCCGCCGCATCGAGGCCGATCGGGTGCCGCTCCGCAAAGCATCCTAGTGCGTGGAGCGCCGAACGTGGTTCCTGCGCTCGGCGCTCACCGGTTTCTTCCTGTGACATATCCCTGTCACTGAGTCGGTGTAGGCTGATCTCGCCCGCCATTCCCCCCTTCCCATGACCGTCCATCCTCTCAGCCGTCGGCCGCAGCAGCGGCGCCTCGTCGTCGCCGTCCGCGGAGCCGCGGGCGCCGGCAAGAGCTGGTTCGCTGCCTCCCTCGCCGACGCCGGGCTCGGCCGCCTCTGCTACTTCGACACCGAGCGCAAGGCGCGCCTTCTGCCTGGCGCCGACGGCTCGCACTTCGACGCCCTGGAAGTGGAGCACCCGGACGAACTGCTGCCGTTCGTCGACTGGGCGCTCGGCGAGGGCCGCGCCGAGCAGGGCTACGGGTGCTACGCGCTCGACAGCTGGGCCATGTACTTCGGCCGGAAGCACCGGGCGACGGTCCAGGCCATCCGTGCGCGCACCGGCGACCCGACAGCCCAGCCGTCCGCGGAGGAGCTTCAGGCCGATCAGGTGGTCTTCCAGGAGGTCCTGCGGCGCCTCTGCGTCGACTCCGGCGCGTGTGTCGTGATCACGGACCAGATCGCCGCGCGCGGTCGGCAGGACCGTGAGGAGAACGAGGTCGGCCGCGTGCTGCCGATGACGACCTCCGGCCTGGAGTACTTCGTAGATGTGATGCTGGAGCTGTCGCTGCGCCAGGACGGCTTCGAGACGCGCCGCGTGGCGACGGTCGTGAAGTCGAACGCCGCCGACCTGCCGGTCGGGACGGAGTTCGACAACCCGGTCTTCGCCGACGTGCTGGCCCGCCTCGGCGCCGGTCCGGCCCCGACCCCGGTCGAGGTCCCGGCGGTGCTGCCGCCGCCCGCGCTGGCCGCACCCGCCGGTCCGACCCTCGCCGACCTCCTCGCCGAGGCCGAGACGGTCGGGCTGGGGCGCCCGCAGGTGCTCCTCGCCGCGCGCCACTACTGCGGCGTCCAGTCGCTCGACGAGCTGACGCCCGCCCAGACGGCGGACCTCCTCGACCGGATGCGCGAGCGCTACGCGGTCTCGGGCGACAGCGCCGGCACGGCCGAGCCCGAGGTCTCGGTCAGCAAGCGGAAGAAGGCGGCCTAGGGGCACGTGTTCCTCTCCGGCGTGGTCCCCGAGGCGGGCTAGGTTGCCGGGCCTCGCCCGCCTCTCCTCGTGCGTCTCTTCTGCTGTCTCCTCGTCCTGCTGGCGTCTGACGTACGGGCGCAGGTCGTCCGCAGCCAGACGATCAGCGCGGTCGACGGCGGCTTCCCCGGCACGCTGGCCGACGGCGACCGCTTCGGCGTCTCGGCGGCGGCGCTCGGCGACCTGTCGGGCGATGGGACCGCCGAGCTGGCCGTCGGCGCGACCGGCGACGCGGGCACGGGCGCGGTGTGGATGCTGTCGCTGAATTCCGACGGCACCGTCCGCGACGGCTTCGCGATCCGCCTGCCCGGCACCGACCCCGGCGACGCGGTCGGGACGGCGCTCGCCTCCGTGGGCGACCTGGATGGGGACGGCGTCCCCGAACTGGCCGTCGGCGCCGACCGGGACGACGATGGGGGCGAGAACCGGGGCGCGGTGTGGATCCTCTTCCTGGATGCGACCGGCGAGGTGCGCTCGGTCCAGAAGATCAGCGCGACGGCGGGCGGGCTGACCGACCCGCCGGCCGACGGCGACCTGTTCGGCCACAGCGTCACGGCCCTCGGCGACCTCGACGGCGACGGCATCCCGGACCTCGCGGTCGGCGGCGACGACGCGGACGACGGCGGGCCGAACCGCGGGGCCGTGTGGATCCTCTTCCTGAACGCCGACGGCACCGTCCGTCAGACGCAGCGCATCAGCGACACGGCGGGCGGCTTCGAGGGCATCTTGGACGACGACGACCTGTTCGGGCAGGCCGTCGCGGGCGTCGGCGACCTCGATGGCGACGGCACGCCGGATCTCGCTGTGGCGGCCTCGCTCGACGACGACGGAGCCGACGGCCAGGGCGCGGTGTGGGTCCTCTTCCTGAAGCCGGACGGGACGGTCCGTGACCACCAGAAGATCAGCGCGACGGCGGGCGGCTTCGGGGGACCGCTCGATCCGTTCGACATCTTCGGCAGCTCGCTCGTCGCCACGGGCGACCTCGACGGCGACGGCGTCCCGGACCTCGCCGTGGGCGCCAACCGGGACGACGACGGCGGGCCGGAGCGCGGTGCGGGCTGGTTGCTGTTCCTGCGACGCGACGGCACGGTCCGCGCGGCGCAGAAGCTGAGCGAGACGACCGGCGGCGCCGTCGGCCCGTTTCAGAACGGCGACGAGTGGAACCCGACGGCATGCCTCGGCAACCTCGATGGCGACGGGTTCTCGGACCTCGTCTTCGGCTCGCGCCTGTCCGATGCTGGAGGCCCGACGCGCGGGGCAGCGCGCGTCCTGTTCACCGGCGCCGGGGTGGATGCGGAGGCGTCGCCCCACTCCGGCGGGCTCGTGCTCGACGCCCCGTTCCCATCGCCCGCCCGCACCCGTGCCGAGGTCCGCTTCACGCTGGCCGCGCCGTCCCACGTCACCGTGCGCGTGGTGGACCTGCTGGGACGCGTCCGCGCGACACTGCTGGATGGCGCCCGCCCAGCCGGGTCCCACCGCCTCGGGGTCGACGTGGAAGGGTGGACGCAGGGCGCCTACCTCGTCCAGGTGGTGACCGAGGCGAGGAGAGCCAGTCGGGCGCTGGTGGTAGTGCGGTGAGGCTCAGCCGATGGTCAGCCGCCCGCTCACCGTGCCGACGACGAGTGCGCCGACCGCCACGACGAGCAAGGCGTCCGTGTAGAGCCAGAGCGCTGCCGCGACCCACCCTTGAGCCGGGCGCTCGGAGTGGCGGATGTCGGCGACCGTGCGCCGGTGGACGGCTCGGCGCGCCAACGTGTAGGGGATGAGCGTGACCAGGCCGATGCGATCGCCGAGATCGGCGGGTGGCGCTCCCAGATGTCGCCAGACGTGGCGCCCGATCACGGACTGGCCGAGCGAGGAGGCGACGCCGAGCAGGAAGCCCACCCAGACAGTCGACCCAGGCCGCACCGGTGGCGACAGGGCCTCCGGGAGGAGGGGCGACAAGAACAGCACCAGAAACGGTGCGACGATGAGCGTCAGCCCGATCGCCTTCCCGACCGTCGCAAGGAGGTACGCCCATGACCGCGTCTGTGCCTCGAAGAGACGCGAGAACCACTGCGCGTGTGCAGGCGAGAGCGTCATGCCACGGCCGCTACCGCATCACCGTCACGAGGTCCGGCACGAGGAACGCCTCGGGGTACTGCTGGCGGACGAGCGCGAGCGCGGCCTCGGCCTCCTGGCGGCTCGCGAAGGCGCCCATGCGGACGCGGTAGTACGGCTGGAGGTACGTCACGACGGTCTCCATCGTCCGCGGCGCGCCCGGCGCCGACTGGGCGCCCTCCCACCACGTCACCGCCTCCCCGCGGACGCGCTCGGCGGTGTCGCGGTTGGCACTCGAGAAGACCTGCACGCGAAAGCCCTCCACCTGCTGGGCCGTCGGCTCCTGCGGCGGCGGTGCGACCCCGCCGCTGCCGCCCGGCACGCGGACACGGCCCGCCATCACGCCCGCGGGCACGTCGTGGATAATGGTGGTCGACGTGGGCGGTTCGGCGTCGAGCCCGGTCGCGTCGAACGTCTCGTAGGCCGGGTAGGTCGCCTCGGGCGTCTCCGGCGGCGTCTCGGGACCGGGGTCGGTGACGACGCCGGCGCCGGAGCAAGCCGAGAGGGTCAGGACCGCGCCGAGCGCGAGAAGGGAGGTGATCCGCATGGTGGGGGATGGGTACGGGGACGAGGTGGGGGGCACAAGGCGGCGTCGGCGAGACGCGGTACCCGGTATCCCGTCCCTCATGCCAGCCCGCGGCGCAGGCTAGTAGGACGCGTCCGAGGTGAGGCCCTTCAAAATAGCGACGCCCGCGCTGGCGCCGAGCCGGGTGGCACCCGCCTCGACCATCGCGTAGGCGTCCTCGGCCGAGCGCACGCCGCCCGACGCCTTGACGCCCATCGAGTCGCCCACGACGCGGCGCATGAGGGCCACGTCCTGCGGGCTGGCGCCCGACGAGGCGAAGCCGGTGGACGTCTTCACGAAGTCAGCCCCGGCGTTTTGGGAGAGGACGCAGGCGATCACCTTCTCCTCATCGGTCAGGAGCGCCGTCTCCAGGATCACCTTAACGGTGCGCCCGCTGGCGGCCTCCACGACCGCGCGGATGTCAGCCTCGACCTCGGCGTAGCGCTCAGACTTGAGCAGCGCGATGGCCAGCACCATGTCGATCTCGTCGGCCCCGTCGGCGACCGCCTGGGCGGTCTCGAAGGCCTTGACGGGCGTGCGGGTCGCGCCGTGCGGGAAGCCGATCACGGTGCACACCATCGGCGTGGTCCCGGCCAGCTCGCTCGCGGCGACGGGCACCCAGACGGGGCTCACACAGACGCTCGCGAAGCAGTACTCGCGCGCCTCGGCACAGAGCTCGCGGATCTGGGTCTCGGTGGTGTCCGGCTTGAGGACGGTGTGGTCGATGAGCCGGGCCAGCGGCGGAGCCAGCGCGCAGGCATCGGCCGGGCCGGTGGCGTCGGCGCGGAGGCCGAAGCGCGCGGCGCCCGCGCCGATCATCCGCTCGAGGGCGGTCGAGAGGTCGCCCGCGGTGGGGGCGGCCGGGGCGGGTGCGCGGCCCGTCAGTCGGTCGGCGAGGGCGGCCTTCTGCTGGTCAGTCACGGTGGGTCCGAAGGGTGGAATGTTGAAGGTGGAAGGTTCGGCGTCGAAGAGGCAGGCGACCACCTTCCAACGTTCAACCTTCCGACCTCCTACCGCTACGCCGTCATCTCCTCGACTTCCTCGTCCAGGTTGTAGCGCTTGCGCTTCTCCCAGAGCGTCTTCTTGGAGATGCCGAGCAGCTTGGCGACGTCGGCGTAGGACGAGTTGCGGTTGTTGGCGAGCGTGTGCTTGATGTACTCGTACTCGAGCTCCTCGAGGGCCGCGCCGGAGCGGAAGCGGAACGTGTCGGCGTCGGAGGCGGCGCCGTCGAACGCGTCGGTCTGGAGGAGGACCAGGTCGGCGGCGTCGAGCGTGGGCGTCTTGGCGAAGATCATGGCCCGCTCCAGGACGTTGCGCAGCTCGCGGACGTTGCCCGGCCAGGAGTGGGCGACGAGCTTCTCCTCGGCCGCCTCGGTGAAGCCGTCGAAGGGCTTGGCGAACTCCTCCGCGAAGCCCGTCGCCACCTTCTCCGCGATGGCGAGCGCGTCGCGGCCCATCCGGCGCAGCGGCGGCAACTCCAGTGCGACCACGTTGATGCGGAACAGCAGGTCCTTGCGGAACTCCTTCTCGGCGACCTTCTCCTGCAGGTTCGCGTTCGTCGCACAGACGATGCGCGTGGTCACCTTGATCTCGTCGGTCCCGCCGAGGCGGCGGAACTGGCGGCTCTCCAGGAAGCTGAGCAGCTTCGACTGGAGCGGCAGCGACATCGAGTCGATCTCGTCGAGGAAGAGCGTCCCGCCGTCGGCGACCTCCAGCAGGCCGGGCTTCGCGGCGCGGGCGTCGGTGAAGGCGCCCTTCTCGTAGCCGAACAGCTCGGACTCCAGCAGGTTGTCCGGCAGCGCGGCGCAGTTGATCTCCATGAACCGCCCCGCGGCCCACTTGGACGCGTAGTGCAGCGTCTGGGCGACGAGGTTCTTGCCCGTCCCGGTCTCGCCGCGCACGAGCACGGTCGTGTTGGGGATGTCGGCCAGCGTCTGGATCGTGTCGCGGACCGTCTGGACCTCGTCGCTCGTGCCGATGATCTTGCCGACGTCGTGCTTCTTCTTGCGCGTCTGCTTGATCTCCTGGAGCTCCTTCTTGTCGGAGTACAGGTCGAGCGCCTTCGACAGCAGCGCCCGCATCTCCTCCAGGTTGACCGGCTTCTGGAGGTAGTGGAACGCGCCCAGGCGCATCGCCTCGACGGCCGTCTGCACCGACGAGTGGGCCGTCATCACGATCACGGGGAGCGTCAGGCCGCGCTCGCGGAGAGCCTCGATGAGCTCCATGCCCGATATGTCGGGCATCATCAGGTCGGTCAGGACGAGGTCGGGCGTCTTGCCGTCGTCGATGGCCTGGAGGAGCGGCTCGGCGGACGTGAAGCCGGTCGCGGCGTAGCCGTCACGCGCGAGCACCTTGGCGAACAGCTCACCGATCTTGGGGTCGTCGTCGACGATGAAAATGCGCTTCTGGCTCATTGGAGGGGAGATCGCAGGCGGTCCGGGAGAAGCCAATGGTACGAATCGTAACGGCTTCGCGCCGTTATTCGGTGGCGATCCGAGTCTGTCTGACAGGCGTCCGCAGCGACGGCGCGACGACGCGCAACGCCCCCGGCCGCACCTCCACCTGAACGTCGACCGCGTCCAGGGTCAACACCTCGCCATCGGTCTGGATGCCGACCGCGCCCGCCTCGACGGCGAGCGACAGCGCCGCCACGCGTCCCATCGTGACCTCCGGCGCCGTCACGTGGGCGCCGCTGAACGTCTGGGGCAGGAGGCGGAGCGCGCGGGCCGTCCGCACGTGGCGGACGAGACACACGTCGAGCAGCCCATCGTCCAGGACGGCGTCGGGCGTGATGAGGAAGCCCCCGCCGACGGAGTGCCCGAGGCCGACCTCGCACAGGAACAGCGGCCCGTCGTAGGCCACTTCGGTCTCGCCGCCGGTCGTCCGCACGCGGACGCGGAGGGTGGGCCGCCGCCACGCCCAGAGCGTCCTGAACACCGCCGCGAGGTAGGCCGCTCGGCCGCCGAGCCACTTCGTCTCGGCCGCCACCCCGGCCGCATGCGCGTCGAAGCCCATCCCGAGGCAGTTGGCGGCCACCCGCTCGTGCGTC from Rubrivirga sp. SAORIC476 encodes the following:
- a CDS encoding BamA/TamA family outer membrane protein, with product MPRLSPLLVLLVLTAAAPSAQVGFGAFNGRNHPEVDWQVAATEHFEIVYPAHLAGIEAEAAAVAEATYDALTVTFSADSTALTFDDPIRIYLSDEDEIANGIAFNVGSSGFTTIWVHVNDTADIWTGDVKWLRKVIAHEVAHLIHYRAVRGNLGLLDLFFGDPLPSFWTEGLAQYATERWDAQRGDRWLRTATFEDRLNYNDGTSPQNGRLRYAVGNSQVRYLAQSRGDSTIAQILAHRKPVLLGLGSVHDFSTAFRAVTGESYGTFNEEWRKHVNVYYNTQAGQMERLDSLDTQPFGLPGQVVYDVAFSPDTARVAAVVLPSLTRPVRRLIAVPNPGADSTRTGGLRILAEGAITGPISWSPDGTQIAFARTRRGANGSLLNDLYLVRSTGGGMRRLTTDRRAVSPTFAPDGRRLAFVGVDGPTANLFELDLETMRERPLTAFTGDVQIPTARWSPDGARIALSLFDAEGVRDLATVDLATGEVVRLGTDPDTPRTERDDRLPVWNAAGDSLAFTSLRDRAPNAFVARTGHPVTPEVTPERAAFMDSLRASAPARVLMGGVLGAATPPDTRVTFLYDGATVHDWLPPDSLHPAGRLVLVSSETKRRDRVFVVDARRRPTVVTDTVRVPPAYAAWTTHRPELTVPDAIAPDPSLIRERRAYNSLANLTHAVTIALPYGDPGEDGELFTADDDWGAFANSLFLEPLGKHQLAVLAGVSVTRPIDKSFLVLSYVNQQFAPTLALDLYRFPSPASVYGSDLLVEDLTGGDVSATLPVDVIDRPYTTTLLGARVRYAYASPLALDRFDDVETTGLGVPEAGTRFDVQVGAAYKFQRPYRWNGLTPLDGTGLRARVTAGVPALGGDTFLRPDVLGYHVQPVGLGQTRLYLKGRATALVGETLAQDYVGLARYDDIDLQVPLVGALTLGDAERVRGYRSYAVGTRALFGSAELRMPILFDLQTTVLGLARFGPVAPSLFADAGLVWTGADFDNAARRVGVGAEVANLVSLGGFEFRHALGLAIPASRLDEVWNGTLPFDDVDVTYRIQAAVPF
- a CDS encoding SPOR domain-containing protein; translation: MRITSLLALGAVLTLSACSGAGVVTDPGPETPPETPEATYPAYETFDATGLDAEPPTSTTIIHDVPAGVMAGRVRVPGGSGGVAPPPQEPTAQQVEGFRVQVFSSANRDTAERVRGEAVTWWEGAQSAPGAPRTMETVVTYLQPYYRVRMGAFASRQEAEAALALVRQQYPEAFLVPDLVTVMR
- a CDS encoding FG-GAP-like repeat-containing protein, coding for MRLFCCLLVLLASDVRAQVVRSQTISAVDGGFPGTLADGDRFGVSAAALGDLSGDGTAELAVGATGDAGTGAVWMLSLNSDGTVRDGFAIRLPGTDPGDAVGTALASVGDLDGDGVPELAVGADRDDDGGENRGAVWILFLDATGEVRSVQKISATAGGLTDPPADGDLFGHSVTALGDLDGDGIPDLAVGGDDADDGGPNRGAVWILFLNADGTVRQTQRISDTAGGFEGILDDDDLFGQAVAGVGDLDGDGTPDLAVAASLDDDGADGQGAVWVLFLKPDGTVRDHQKISATAGGFGGPLDPFDIFGSSLVATGDLDGDGVPDLAVGANRDDDGGPERGAGWLLFLRRDGTVRAAQKLSETTGGAVGPFQNGDEWNPTACLGNLDGDGFSDLVFGSRLSDAGGPTRGAARVLFTGAGVDAEASPHSGGLVLDAPFPSPARTRAEVRFTLAAPSHVTVRVVDLLGRVRATLLDGARPAGSHRLGVDVEGWTQGAYLVQVVTEARRASRALVVVR
- the pgm gene encoding phosphoglucomutase (alpha-D-glucose-1,6-bisphosphate-dependent), coding for MSIDPLAGQPVPPSRLPDVPRIVAAYYTTTPDPEDPAQRVAFGTSGHRGRSLDGAFTEAHVLAISQALVEHRAEAGIDGPMVVGYDSHALSYPAFGTALEVFAAHGVDVIVQAGGGVTPTPAVSHAILAHNRGRTTGLADGVVITPSHNPPEDGGFKYNPTSGGPAGGDVTGPVQARANEILATSLADVKRIPLARALAADTTHARDLVQPYVDDLGAILDLDAVRDAGVRIGVDPLGGASIDYWPRIAERYGLDLEVVNERVDATFGFMRIDRDGKIRMDCSSPYAMAGLVELKDRFDVAVGCDPDADRHGIVAPSVGLMNPNHYLAVAVEYLVQHRPDWPAEAAIGKTLVSSSMIDRVVASLGRTLAEVPVGFKWFVDGLVSGTMAFGGEESAGASFLRKNGGTWTTDKDGILLALLAAEITAVTGTDPGERYADLEARFGSPVYARIDAPASRAQKAVLADLSPSAITAGSLAGDAVTAILTRAPGNDAPIGGLKVQTEAGWFAARPSGTEDVYKIYAESFRGPDHLAQFQAEAQDLVSAAFADAGV
- the deoC gene encoding deoxyribose-phosphate aldolase, with translation MAPPLARLIDHTVLKPDTTETQIRELCAEAREYCFASVCVSPVWVPVAASELAGTTPMVCTVIGFPHGATRTPVKAFETAQAVADGADEIDMVLAIALLKSERYAEVEADIRAVVEAASGRTVKVILETALLTDEEKVIACVLSQNAGADFVKTSTGFASSGASPQDVALMRRVVGDSMGVKASGGVRSAEDAYAMVEAGATRLGASAGVAILKGLTSDASY